Proteins encoded in a region of the Isoalcanivorax pacificus W11-5 genome:
- a CDS encoding YhdP family protein: MTRSPARNRLRRQFERLRTYLWWLVTLVLLLLAVYVVLARQLMTMAPDFREPLQNLVADRLGTPVTIGGLRGYLDGVSPVFVLQDVQLPAADADGAPLTLRHVELGIDLWRTLLARELRLHQLWITGLDLHLVRDEDGRIHLRGLEAFGGDNDNPEGVRDLLDLVYRQQRLVLDDVRARVDWPGLPPLRSEDASLALVKEGRSRHLALRFSARDRPFRLDARLTLRGEAYALNEVSGDGYLRVEGAQLEYWLPERWPLPIKPEAAAGRVEFWGALHEGTVSEASAVLATRDVRLRHNEHPQSWILDRLNARFAVRRVEDGYQLMLDEVRGQTEQVGELRAGPLALWWDGRISRDTAWRLRAESLNAAALREQLLAWPFPLPASVATVREKLVALAPSGQVPALYLAGSGARITAFNGRFMALSVAANDRQPGAQGVSGWIAGTPRQGVASLRSPSLVLDMPALFEQPLAASLGGLLQWQRDEQGGLILRSGVLRANNADASGEALLSLALAPEQVPQLSLRAEIRDGNAARAARYIPRERMSDGLSAWLGQAFIGGTLERGRILYEGPLRYDRTRQQERTQQMAFTVRDLGLHFLDGWPAVQGIEGTVLINGLEISGRDLQARYMQSDVRNASVDVVDILPQARPLLVISGEVSGPATDLQTLLRDTPLKEQVPQTLNDWDIRGGALAGHLLLHLPLSAGDPRREVLVEARASQVNLHSGGWRLAATSLTGAGSFSLRGGLQLPALTGELFGSPVKGSVRTDAEALRISAQGAVPMPVLRNWLDKPWLAPLDGTLGYRAGLSLPRGGGTVRLQVDSDLEGVSAALPSPLGKTAGERRAAQLVLTVRDGVQRYNLLLADLLAAQLQLDRGGALSRGALRFGARGVALPDTGLRIDGWLPTLDPVPWGLMIAAGEGPFAGGDGGTPLPPLSLAVDTNALRVQGQDLGHGSLSVQQLETGWHLALGSSPLAGEVFLPRDYTLRGEQPLVVDIERLRWPFGDAVPADERGLDELSLQQLDPLRVPVADISLRNVSIQGRDYGQWQGQVRPTDGGARILALSGRWQDTTFSGELDWQREGADGNTRSGLTGAYNSRNLAALLGNFGLESFIESQEASGSVDVTWHGSPLDFDYRRLGGALSVDIANALLPSTDRRTSALRLLGLINIGNTINRRLRLDFSDVISEGLVADRIRGQFSFDGPRISTDNLRIRSPAAEFAIAGTLALDAQTMDYGIEVTLPLSSNLYAGCLAGPAACAGIFVVERLWGDRLEKMTSMGYRVTGSWDNPKVEEVQGMFERAGSRVDSLERVDSPERVDSLETSPQSP; encoded by the coding sequence GTGACCCGATCCCCTGCGCGCAACCGGCTGCGCAGACAATTTGAACGACTCCGCACGTACCTCTGGTGGCTGGTCACCCTGGTGCTGCTGTTGCTGGCTGTCTATGTGGTGCTGGCACGGCAGCTGATGACCATGGCACCGGATTTCCGCGAGCCGTTGCAGAATCTGGTGGCCGACCGCCTCGGCACCCCCGTGACCATCGGTGGCCTGCGTGGCTACCTCGATGGCGTTTCCCCCGTGTTTGTCCTGCAGGATGTGCAACTGCCCGCCGCCGATGCCGATGGGGCGCCGTTGACGCTGCGCCATGTGGAACTGGGCATCGACCTGTGGCGCACCCTGCTGGCGCGTGAGCTGCGCCTGCACCAGCTCTGGATTACCGGCCTGGACCTGCATCTGGTGCGTGACGAGGACGGCCGTATCCATCTGCGGGGCCTGGAAGCCTTTGGCGGTGACAACGACAACCCGGAAGGGGTGCGTGACCTGCTTGATCTGGTCTACCGGCAGCAGCGGCTGGTGCTGGATGATGTCCGCGCCCGCGTCGACTGGCCGGGGCTGCCGCCGCTGCGCTCTGAAGATGCGTCGCTGGCACTGGTAAAAGAAGGACGCAGCCGTCATCTGGCGCTGCGGTTCTCGGCCCGGGACCGTCCGTTCCGGCTTGATGCCCGGCTGACGCTGCGTGGAGAGGCCTACGCGCTGAATGAGGTGAGCGGCGACGGTTACCTGCGGGTCGAAGGCGCACAACTGGAATACTGGCTGCCCGAACGCTGGCCGTTGCCGATCAAACCGGAGGCGGCGGCCGGCCGGGTGGAATTCTGGGGCGCGCTGCACGAGGGCACGGTATCCGAGGCCAGCGCGGTGCTGGCCACGCGCGATGTCAGGCTGCGTCACAACGAGCACCCGCAGAGCTGGATTCTCGACCGGCTGAATGCGCGCTTTGCCGTGCGCCGCGTGGAAGACGGGTATCAACTGATGCTCGACGAAGTACGGGGCCAGACCGAACAGGTCGGGGAGTTGCGGGCCGGCCCGCTGGCACTGTGGTGGGACGGGCGCATCAGCCGCGATACCGCCTGGCGCCTGCGTGCGGAGAGTCTGAACGCCGCTGCGCTGCGTGAACAGTTGCTGGCCTGGCCGTTCCCGCTGCCCGCCAGCGTAGCGACCGTGCGCGAAAAACTGGTGGCGCTGGCACCGTCCGGACAGGTGCCGGCGCTGTATCTGGCCGGCAGTGGCGCCCGCATTACGGCCTTCAATGGCCGCTTCATGGCGCTTTCGGTGGCGGCCAATGACCGCCAGCCCGGTGCTCAGGGTGTCAGCGGCTGGATCGCGGGCACCCCCCGGCAAGGGGTGGCGAGCCTGCGCAGCCCCTCGCTGGTGCTGGATATGCCGGCCCTGTTCGAGCAGCCGCTGGCGGCATCGCTGGGTGGCCTGTTGCAGTGGCAACGCGATGAACAGGGCGGGTTGATCCTTCGCAGCGGCGTGCTGCGCGCCAACAACGCCGACGCCAGTGGCGAGGCGCTGCTGTCCCTGGCGCTGGCGCCGGAGCAGGTGCCGCAGCTCAGCCTGCGGGCGGAAATCCGGGATGGCAACGCCGCCCGCGCCGCGCGCTACATTCCCCGCGAACGCATGAGCGACGGCCTCAGTGCCTGGCTTGGCCAGGCGTTTATCGGTGGCACTCTGGAGCGGGGCCGCATTCTCTACGAAGGCCCGCTGCGGTATGACCGGACACGCCAGCAGGAGCGTACCCAGCAGATGGCGTTCACGGTGCGTGACCTGGGCCTGCATTTCCTGGACGGCTGGCCGGCGGTACAGGGCATTGAGGGCACGGTGCTGATCAACGGCCTGGAGATCAGTGGCCGGGACCTGCAGGCGCGCTATATGCAAAGCGACGTGCGGAATGCCAGCGTCGACGTGGTCGATATTCTGCCGCAAGCGCGGCCGCTGCTGGTGATCAGTGGTGAAGTGTCCGGCCCGGCCACGGACCTGCAGACCCTGCTCCGCGATACGCCGCTGAAAGAACAGGTGCCGCAGACGCTGAACGACTGGGATATCCGGGGCGGCGCCCTGGCTGGCCATCTGCTGCTGCACTTGCCGCTGAGCGCCGGCGACCCGCGTCGCGAGGTGCTGGTGGAAGCGCGTGCCAGCCAGGTGAACCTGCATTCCGGCGGCTGGCGGCTGGCGGCCACCAGCCTCACCGGCGCAGGCAGTTTCAGCCTGCGCGGTGGCCTGCAATTGCCGGCGCTGACCGGTGAGCTGTTTGGCTCGCCGGTGAAAGGCAGTGTGCGCACCGACGCCGAGGCGCTGCGTATCAGCGCCCAGGGTGCGGTGCCGATGCCGGTGCTGCGCAACTGGCTGGACAAACCCTGGCTGGCACCGCTGGACGGCACGCTGGGCTACCGTGCCGGGCTGTCGCTGCCGCGCGGTGGCGGCACGGTGCGGCTGCAGGTGGATTCTGATCTGGAGGGTGTCAGCGCGGCGCTGCCGTCGCCGCTGGGCAAGACGGCCGGCGAGCGCCGTGCCGCGCAACTGGTGCTGACCGTGCGTGACGGGGTCCAGCGCTACAACCTGCTGCTGGCAGACCTGCTGGCAGCACAACTGCAACTGGACCGGGGCGGCGCACTCAGCCGTGGTGCGCTGCGCTTTGGCGCGCGGGGTGTGGCATTGCCGGACACCGGCCTGCGCATCGATGGCTGGCTGCCGACCCTGGACCCGGTGCCCTGGGGGCTGATGATCGCTGCCGGTGAGGGGCCATTCGCCGGCGGTGATGGCGGCACCCCGTTGCCGCCTCTGAGCCTGGCGGTGGATACCAATGCCCTGCGGGTGCAGGGCCAGGACCTGGGGCACGGCAGCCTGTCGGTGCAACAACTGGAAACCGGCTGGCACCTGGCGCTGGGCAGTTCACCGCTGGCCGGCGAAGTGTTTCTGCCGCGTGATTACACGCTGCGTGGCGAGCAACCGCTGGTGGTCGATATCGAACGGCTGCGGTGGCCGTTCGGGGATGCCGTCCCGGCGGATGAGCGTGGGCTGGATGAATTGTCCCTGCAGCAGCTGGACCCGCTGCGCGTGCCGGTGGCGGATATCAGCCTGCGCAACGTGTCCATCCAGGGGCGCGACTACGGCCAGTGGCAGGGACAGGTGCGGCCCACCGACGGTGGGGCACGTATCCTGGCACTCAGTGGCCGCTGGCAGGACACGACATTCAGCGGGGAACTGGACTGGCAGCGCGAAGGCGCGGATGGCAACACCCGCAGCGGGCTCACGGGTGCCTACAACAGCCGCAACCTGGCTGCCCTGCTCGGCAATTTCGGGCTGGAATCCTTTATCGAAAGCCAGGAGGCCTCGGGCAGCGTGGATGTCACTTGGCATGGTTCGCCGCTGGATTTCGATTACCGTCGCCTGGGCGGTGCGCTGTCGGTGGACATCGCCAACGCATTGCTGCCGAGCACAGACCGGCGCACCTCGGCGCTGCGGCTGCTGGGCCTGATCAACATCGGCAACACCATCAACCGCCGTCTGCGGCTGGATTTTTCCGATGTGATCAGCGAAGGGCTGGTGGCGGATCGCATTCGTGGGCAATTCAGCTTTGATGGCCCGCGCATCAGCACGGATAACCTGCGCATCCGTTCACCGGCGGCGGAGTTCGCCATCGCCGGGACACTGGCGCTGGATGCCCAGACCATGGATTACGGCATTGAAGTGACGCTGCCGTTGTCGAGTAACCTGTATGCAGGTTGCCTGGCCGGCCCGGCGGCCTGCGCCGGTATCTTCGTGGTGGAGCGCCTGTGGGGCGACCGGCTGGAGAAGATGACATCGATGGGCTACCGCGTGACCGGTAGCTGGGACAACCCGAAAGTCGAGGAAGTGCAGGGCATGTTCGAACGCGCGGGCTCGCGGGTCGACAGCCTTGAGCGGGTCGACAGCCCTGAGCGGGTCGACAGCCTTGAGACATCACCGCAGAGCCCATAA
- the tldD gene encoding metalloprotease TldD — translation MTSVITDPASLATRDSAAALHVTPTPSAADALKVAEQVLLAPAQLTDTALNRLLSATLAPGVDYADLYFQHSRHEGWVLEDGVVRDASYNLERGTGVRVISGDRTGFAYSDEIALPALDRATGAARAIARSGGQGTAPALKAVTAPSLYGAFDPLATWPAQRKVAFLERLDKLARSLDPAVTEVTVSLNAVHEVMLVAATDGTLAADVRPLVRLGISVQAERNGRRERGSSGGGGRVDYDWLEAGGRAEGWVRDAVRQALVNLEAQPAPAGTMPVVLGPGWPGVLLHEAVGHGLEGDFNRKGTSMFARRMGEQVASNLCTVVDDGTLLGRRGSLNVDDEGTPTSCTTLIENGRLVGHMQDKLNARLTGQRLTGNGRRESYAHLPMPRMTNTYMLPGKDDPADIVASLERGIYAVNFGGGQVDITSGRFVFSTSEAYLVEKGRIVAPVRGATLIGSGAEVMQAISMVGNDLALDTGIGVCGKEGQSVPVGVGQPTLRIEALTVGGTA, via the coding sequence ATGACATCCGTGATAACTGATCCTGCTTCCCTGGCCACCCGCGACAGCGCGGCGGCCCTGCATGTGACACCCACCCCGTCTGCGGCGGATGCGCTGAAAGTGGCCGAACAGGTACTGCTGGCCCCCGCGCAACTGACCGACACCGCGCTGAACCGCCTGCTCAGTGCCACGCTGGCCCCCGGGGTGGATTACGCCGACCTGTATTTCCAGCACAGCCGCCACGAAGGCTGGGTGCTGGAAGACGGCGTGGTACGCGACGCCAGCTATAACCTTGAGCGCGGCACCGGCGTACGCGTCATCAGTGGTGACCGCACCGGCTTTGCCTACAGTGACGAGATCGCGCTGCCGGCGCTGGACCGGGCCACAGGGGCTGCGCGCGCCATCGCCCGCAGCGGCGGCCAGGGCACGGCACCGGCGTTGAAAGCGGTGACGGCACCGTCGCTGTATGGCGCCTTTGACCCGCTGGCCACCTGGCCGGCACAGCGTAAAGTGGCTTTCCTGGAACGGCTCGACAAGCTGGCGCGCAGCCTCGACCCGGCGGTGACCGAAGTCACGGTGTCGCTGAACGCGGTGCATGAGGTGATGCTGGTGGCCGCGACCGATGGCACGCTGGCAGCGGATGTGCGGCCACTGGTGCGGCTGGGCATTTCCGTGCAGGCGGAGCGCAATGGCCGGCGCGAGCGCGGCTCGTCCGGCGGTGGCGGCCGGGTTGATTACGACTGGCTCGAAGCCGGCGGCCGGGCCGAAGGCTGGGTGCGCGATGCAGTGCGCCAGGCGCTGGTGAACCTGGAGGCGCAGCCGGCGCCGGCCGGCACCATGCCGGTGGTGCTCGGCCCCGGCTGGCCGGGCGTGTTGTTGCATGAGGCTGTCGGTCACGGCCTGGAAGGAGACTTCAACCGCAAGGGCACCTCGATGTTTGCGCGCCGCATGGGCGAGCAGGTGGCCTCGAACCTGTGCACCGTGGTTGACGATGGCACCCTGCTGGGGCGCCGGGGCTCTCTCAATGTCGACGACGAAGGCACGCCGACCTCCTGCACGACGCTGATTGAAAACGGTCGTCTGGTCGGGCACATGCAGGACAAGCTCAACGCGCGCCTGACCGGGCAGCGCCTGACCGGCAACGGCCGTCGCGAATCCTATGCACACTTGCCGATGCCGCGCATGACCAACACCTACATGCTGCCGGGCAAGGATGATCCGGCTGACATCGTGGCGTCACTGGAACGCGGTATCTATGCCGTCAACTTTGGTGGCGGCCAGGTCGATATCACCTCCGGGCGTTTCGTGTTTTCCACCAGCGAAGCCTATCTGGTCGAGAAAGGCCGTATCGTTGCGCCGGTGCGCGGTGCCACGCTGATCGGCAGTGGTGCGGAAGTGATGCAGGCGATTTCCATGGTCGGCAACGATCTTGCACTGGATACCGGCATCGGTGTGTGCGGCAAGGAAGGCCAGTCCGTACCGGTGGGTGTTGGCCAGCCGACCTTGCGCATTGAAGCGCTCACGGTGGGCGGCACGGCGTAA
- the yjgA gene encoding ribosome biogenesis factor YjgA gives MDEYSDDLLPSKSELKREVDALQQVGEQLMNLKPAELARLPLNEPLLRAIDESRRITSHEARRRHAQYVGKLMRTADGDAIQQALAALTDPLRHKRLLDWMERLDACADTRAAQPVLDEIMTTYAAADRQHLRNLLRNYLASRAPEGVEPDNAAKEKFKRERRKFYNYLNELERNAPLY, from the coding sequence ATGGACGAGTATAGCGACGACCTACTGCCCAGCAAATCCGAGCTCAAGCGCGAGGTCGACGCGTTACAGCAGGTCGGCGAGCAGTTGATGAACCTGAAACCGGCCGAACTGGCCCGGCTCCCCCTGAACGAACCCCTGCTGCGCGCCATCGACGAAAGCCGCCGCATCACTTCCCACGAGGCCCGGCGCCGGCACGCGCAATACGTCGGCAAGCTGATGCGCACCGCCGACGGCGACGCCATCCAGCAGGCCCTCGCCGCGCTCACCGATCCACTGCGCCACAAGCGCCTGCTGGACTGGATGGAACGGCTGGATGCCTGCGCCGACACCCGTGCCGCGCAACCGGTCCTCGACGAAATCATGACCACCTACGCCGCCGCCGATCGCCAGCACCTGCGCAACCTGCTGCGCAACTACCTGGCCAGCCGCGCTCCGGAAGGCGTCGAACCGGATAATGCGGCGAAAGAAAAATTCAAACGCGAGCGACGCAAGTTCTACAACTATCTCAATGAGCTTGAGCGTAACGCACCGCTCTATTGA
- a CDS encoding cyclic nucleotide-binding domain-containing protein yields the protein MSKVGEVLARMRLFDGMSEEDLQQVEKLVFVNRFNGGDVVCREGDHSDFMCFVVRGKLEISKRGAEGKDVVIAHLRAGDSLGEMALVDHEPRSASVQATEDSTVIVLTRKGFEHLRKRSPGAANVVLENIARLLSSNLRRTSAQLAQYMLPLG from the coding sequence ATGTCGAAGGTGGGTGAAGTCCTTGCGCGCATGCGTCTGTTCGATGGCATGAGCGAAGAAGATCTGCAGCAGGTGGAAAAGCTCGTATTCGTCAACCGCTTCAACGGCGGTGATGTGGTCTGCCGCGAAGGTGATCACAGCGATTTCATGTGCTTTGTGGTGCGTGGCAAGCTGGAAATCAGCAAGCGCGGTGCGGAAGGCAAGGATGTGGTGATCGCGCATCTGCGCGCGGGTGATTCACTCGGCGAAATGGCGCTGGTGGATCATGAACCGCGCTCCGCATCGGTGCAGGCCACGGAAGACAGCACCGTGATTGTGCTGACCCGCAAGGGCTTCGAGCACCTGCGCAAGCGGTCGCCAGGGGCGGCCAATGTGGTGCTGGAAAATATCGCGCGTTTGTTGAGCAGCAATTTGCGGCGCACGTCGGCGCAACTGGCGCAGTATATGTTGCCGTTGGGGTGA
- a CDS encoding HPr family phosphocarrier protein, which yields MPDALHAELHIINRLGLHARASAKVVSVASRYNASIRIRFNNREVDAKNMMGLLTLAASCGSTVEVIVQGEHAAEAMDELRDLFARRFDEEQ from the coding sequence GTGCCCGACGCCCTGCATGCCGAACTGCATATCATCAACCGCCTTGGCCTGCACGCCCGTGCGTCGGCCAAGGTGGTCAGCGTGGCGTCACGCTACAACGCCAGCATCCGCATACGGTTCAACAATCGGGAAGTGGATGCGAAAAACATGATGGGCCTGCTGACCCTGGCGGCCAGCTGCGGCAGTACCGTGGAAGTGATCGTGCAGGGCGAGCATGCCGCCGAAGCAATGGACGAATTGCGCGACCTGTTCGCGCGGCGTTTCGACGAGGAGCAATAA
- a CDS encoding BPSS1780 family membrane protein, with product MTNPYQQPSADLMPEGTAGDRLLQINAPRSRDIGAGWRWFSDAWRVFKSAWGTILLALLVAWLLSMAAQFVPLLGMFLGFLIAPFLSAGLLVLLYKADEQRGPTVGDIFTPFSTHFVPLLLVGLIYLGLFIGVLIIGGVIGYLMFGDALAGMADSVAGMEQGVMPPDMAWMNIALLGLIVMALMIPVMAAFWFAPALVVMGDYGPGQALKASLVGCLRNILPMLWYSVIMVVLLVLAMIPVGLGLIVLLPVLVVTYYSSFRDIYTDTL from the coding sequence ATGACCAACCCATATCAACAACCTTCAGCCGATCTGATGCCGGAAGGCACCGCCGGGGATCGACTGTTGCAGATCAATGCGCCGCGCAGCCGTGATATCGGGGCCGGCTGGCGCTGGTTCTCGGACGCCTGGCGGGTGTTCAAGAGTGCCTGGGGTACGATTTTGCTGGCGCTGCTGGTGGCCTGGTTGTTGTCGATGGCGGCGCAGTTTGTCCCGCTGCTGGGCATGTTCCTCGGCTTTCTGATTGCGCCGTTCCTGTCTGCCGGGCTGCTGGTGCTGTTGTACAAGGCAGATGAACAGCGTGGCCCCACGGTGGGGGATATCTTCACTCCGTTCAGTACGCATTTTGTACCGCTGCTGCTGGTGGGGCTGATTTACCTCGGGCTGTTCATCGGTGTGCTGATCATTGGCGGGGTTATCGGCTATCTGATGTTCGGCGATGCGCTTGCCGGCATGGCCGACAGTGTTGCCGGCATGGAGCAGGGTGTCATGCCGCCGGACATGGCGTGGATGAACATCGCATTGCTGGGTCTGATTGTGATGGCGCTGATGATCCCGGTCATGGCGGCTTTCTGGTTTGCGCCGGCGCTGGTGGTAATGGGCGACTACGGCCCGGGCCAGGCGCTCAAGGCCAGCCTGGTCGGCTGCCTGCGCAACATTCTGCCGATGCTCTGGTACAGCGTGATCATGGTGGTGTTGCTGGTGCTGGCGATGATTCCGGTGGGGCTGGGGTTGATCGTGCTGCTGCCGGTGCTGGTGGTGACCTATTACAGTTCGTTCCGCGATATCTACACCGACACGCTCTGA
- a CDS encoding carbon-nitrogen hydrolase family protein, whose protein sequence is MRLAAIQYCAGADVQENLREAGTRIAEAVEGGARLVVLPENFACYGGDYRALAGHGIDTVTGWLATQAREQGIWLLGGSLPLAVRPDGEPVPAPRVRAASLLVGPDGTLRARYDKLHLFDALVPDAQGSYCESRQFEPGDRLVTVPVEQFTLGMAVCYDLRFPSLARALADRGSNLLVYPSAFTAVTGAAHWELLLRARAVETGCYVLGVNQCGQHSERRASYGHSMLVDPWGRVQATLGDGPGVLLGDVLHNEIDDVRHRLPVHTHQRLLTGLPDDIRDN, encoded by the coding sequence ATGCGTCTTGCCGCGATCCAGTATTGCGCCGGAGCAGATGTGCAGGAGAACCTGCGCGAAGCGGGTACGCGCATTGCCGAGGCCGTCGAGGGCGGTGCCCGGCTGGTGGTCCTGCCGGAAAACTTTGCCTGCTATGGCGGCGATTACCGCGCGCTGGCCGGGCACGGCATTGATACCGTGACCGGCTGGCTCGCCACGCAGGCCCGCGAACAGGGTATCTGGCTGCTCGGCGGCAGCCTGCCGCTGGCGGTACGGCCCGACGGGGAGCCGGTGCCGGCACCCCGTGTCCGCGCCGCCTCGCTGCTGGTCGGCCCGGACGGTACCCTGCGTGCCCGGTATGACAAACTGCACCTGTTCGACGCACTGGTGCCTGATGCCCAGGGCAGCTACTGCGAATCACGCCAGTTCGAGCCGGGCGACCGGCTGGTGACGGTGCCGGTGGAACAGTTCACGCTGGGCATGGCGGTCTGTTACGACCTGCGCTTCCCATCCCTGGCGCGGGCACTGGCGGACCGCGGCAGTAACCTGCTGGTGTATCCGAGCGCCTTTACCGCCGTGACCGGCGCTGCGCACTGGGAACTGCTGCTGCGCGCCCGGGCGGTGGAAACCGGCTGCTATGTGCTTGGCGTGAACCAGTGCGGCCAGCACAGCGAACGCCGTGCCAGCTACGGCCACAGCATGCTGGTGGACCCCTGGGGGCGCGTGCAGGCCACGCTTGGCGACGGCCCCGGCGTGCTGCTCGGCGATGTGCTGCACAACGAGATTGACGATGTACGACACCGGCTTCCGGTGCACACTCACCAGAGATTGCTGACAGGTCTGCCTGATGACATCCGTGATAACTGA
- the rapZ gene encoding RNase adapter RapZ yields MKLLILSGRSGSGKTTALQALEDLGFYCVDNLPLGLLPTLATQLREENHDIQRVAVGIDARNLRSQLPCFAELLAQVKAQGVACEVIYLDADHDTLLNRFSATRRRHPLSDQNMSLSEAIGHEGELLASIQGAADLLVDTSHLDPHSLRNLIRMRVAQREGRLSLLLESFGFKNGVPPDADLVFDARMLPNPHWDPALRPFDGRQPPIIDFLDAQPDSAQLLDDLEHWLLRWLPRYEANDRSYMTVAIGCTGGRHRSVYLVEHLAERLRKAGWPAQVRHLQLE; encoded by the coding sequence ATGAAACTGCTGATCCTCAGCGGCCGCTCCGGATCGGGCAAGACCACCGCGTTGCAGGCACTGGAAGACCTGGGCTTCTACTGTGTCGACAACCTGCCGCTGGGCCTGTTGCCGACGCTGGCCACGCAATTGCGCGAAGAAAACCACGATATCCAGCGCGTCGCCGTCGGCATTGACGCACGCAACCTGCGCAGCCAGCTCCCCTGCTTCGCCGAACTGCTGGCGCAGGTGAAAGCACAGGGCGTGGCGTGCGAAGTCATCTACCTCGACGCCGACCACGACACCCTGCTCAACCGTTTCAGCGCCACCCGCCGCCGGCACCCGCTGAGCGACCAGAACATGTCTCTCTCGGAAGCCATCGGACACGAAGGCGAATTGCTGGCCAGCATCCAGGGCGCCGCCGACCTGCTGGTGGACACCAGCCACCTGGACCCGCACAGCCTGCGCAACCTGATCCGCATGCGCGTGGCGCAACGTGAAGGCCGGCTGTCACTGCTGCTGGAATCGTTCGGTTTCAAGAACGGCGTGCCGCCGGATGCCGACCTGGTGTTCGACGCGCGCATGCTGCCCAACCCGCACTGGGACCCGGCGCTGCGGCCGTTCGACGGCCGCCAGCCTCCCATTATCGATTTCCTCGACGCCCAGCCCGACAGTGCGCAACTGCTGGACGACCTGGAACACTGGCTGCTGCGCTGGCTGCCGCGTTATGAAGCCAACGACCGCAGCTACATGACCGTGGCCATCGGCTGCACCGGTGGCCGCCACCGGTCCGTGTACCTGGTGGAACATCTGGCCGAACGTCTGCGCAAGGCCGGCTGGCCGGCCCAGGTACGGCACCTGCAACTGGAGTGA
- the pmbA gene encoding metalloprotease PmbA, which produces MSISATTLAQPDESELDTLRERARRVLAEAERQGATAAEVGISAGQGLSVTVRLGEIETLEFHRDRAVSVTLFVGQRKGSASSSDDSEDSIRETVAAALAIAGQTGEDPHSGLAEPELLAQDIPDLDLCHVWPLTPADAIEQAQQCEAAGRTDERIVNSEGASVSSSVSVRVYANSNGFLGAYAGSHHSRSCVLVAEQDDAMQRDYWYDSQRDPAALMAPAEVGQRAASRTLARLGAARPATGEYPVLFAPEVARGLIGHFTSAISGGALYRKASFLRDRLNSQVFPEWVTIAEQPRLRGGAASAPFDSDGIATRDQAFVEQGMLVRYALGLYAARRLGLAPTGNGGGVRNLRITHGDEDQAALCRRMGNGILVTEVMGQGVNLVTGDYSRGASGFRVENGEISEPLEEFTIAGHLGDMFASLVASGSDVDQRGHIHCGSLLLAPLKIAGR; this is translated from the coding sequence ATGTCCATCTCCGCGACCACCCTTGCCCAGCCTGACGAAAGTGAGCTTGATACCCTGCGAGAGCGTGCCCGGCGGGTACTGGCCGAGGCCGAGCGCCAGGGAGCCACCGCCGCCGAGGTCGGCATCAGCGCCGGTCAGGGGCTGTCGGTGACGGTGCGCCTGGGCGAGATCGAAACGCTGGAATTCCACCGCGACCGCGCCGTCTCGGTCACCCTGTTCGTTGGCCAGCGCAAGGGCTCGGCCAGCAGCAGCGATGATTCCGAGGACAGCATCCGCGAAACTGTGGCAGCGGCACTGGCCATTGCCGGGCAGACCGGTGAGGACCCGCACAGTGGCCTGGCGGAGCCGGAACTGCTGGCCCAGGACATCCCGGACCTGGATTTGTGCCATGTATGGCCACTGACCCCCGCCGACGCCATTGAGCAAGCGCAGCAATGCGAGGCTGCCGGGCGCACCGACGAACGCATCGTCAATTCCGAGGGCGCCTCGGTGTCCAGTTCGGTCAGCGTGCGGGTCTACGCCAACAGCAACGGCTTTCTCGGTGCCTACGCCGGTTCCCACCACAGCCGCTCCTGTGTGCTGGTGGCCGAGCAGGACGACGCCATGCAGCGTGATTACTGGTACGACAGCCAGCGTGATCCGGCGGCGCTGATGGCGCCGGCGGAAGTAGGCCAGCGTGCCGCATCACGCACCCTCGCGCGGCTGGGTGCCGCGCGCCCTGCTACCGGGGAATATCCGGTGCTGTTCGCTCCGGAAGTGGCGCGCGGGCTGATCGGGCATTTCACCTCGGCGATCAGCGGCGGCGCCCTGTACCGGAAAGCGTCGTTCCTGCGTGACCGGCTTAACAGCCAGGTGTTCCCGGAATGGGTCACTATCGCCGAGCAACCACGGCTGCGCGGCGGTGCCGCCTCTGCGCCGTTTGACAGTGACGGCATCGCTACCCGCGATCAGGCGTTTGTCGAACAGGGCATGCTGGTGCGCTATGCGCTGGGCCTGTACGCCGCCCGCCGCCTGGGGCTTGCACCCACCGGCAACGGTGGCGGCGTGCGCAACCTGCGCATCACGCACGGTGACGAAGACCAGGCCGCATTGTGCCGCCGTATGGGCAACGGCATTCTGGTCACCGAGGTCATGGGGCAGGGAGTGAATCTGGTGACGGGGGATTATTCACGCGGCGCGTCCGGTTTCCGCGTTGAAAACGGCGAGATCTCCGAGCCGCTGGAAGAGTTCACCATCGCCGGTCATCTCGGTGACATGTTCGCCTCCCTGGTGGCCTCTGGCAGCGACGTGGACCAGCGCGGCCACATCCACTGCGGCAGCCTGCTGCTGGCACCGCTGAAAATTGCAGGAAGATAA